A genome region from Euzebya rosea includes the following:
- a CDS encoding NUDIX hydrolase, with translation MTVRVHVDVVVLSLSPASDEGSGDARVVQTLLRDVDPPRLPGDVLGEAEDLDEAARRVMGEVGLHEPRHVEQVASFGAPDRMPGRRTVSVTHLALVPRPFVPSDGWCWRPATDRATPLAWDHDRILDAALDRVRSKLSYSNIAYGLLPEEFTMSELQEVYEAVLGMTLDKRNFRKKVRGLGLLEETGGMRRGSHRPAALHRFASPELVLLDEGPLV, from the coding sequence ATGACGGTCCGGGTCCACGTCGACGTGGTGGTGCTGAGCCTCTCCCCCGCCAGCGACGAGGGGTCGGGCGACGCGCGCGTCGTGCAGACACTCCTTCGCGACGTCGACCCCCCACGGCTGCCCGGCGACGTGCTCGGCGAGGCCGAGGACCTCGACGAGGCCGCCCGCCGCGTGATGGGCGAGGTCGGGCTGCACGAGCCCCGTCACGTCGAGCAGGTCGCGTCCTTCGGCGCGCCCGACCGCATGCCCGGCCGACGGACGGTCTCCGTCACCCACCTGGCGCTGGTCCCGCGCCCGTTCGTCCCGAGCGACGGATGGTGCTGGCGGCCGGCCACGGACCGGGCGACGCCCCTGGCGTGGGACCACGACCGGATCCTCGACGCGGCGCTCGACCGGGTCCGCAGCAAGCTGTCGTACTCCAACATCGCCTACGGCCTGCTGCCGGAGGAGTTCACCATGTCGGAGCTGCAGGAGGTCTACGAGGCAGTGCTCGGCATGACCCTCGACAAGCGGAACTTCCGCAAGAAGGTTCGTGGCCTCGGGCTGCTGGAGGAGACCGGGGGCATGCGCCGTGGCTCCCACCGCCCTGCGGCCCTGCACCGCTTCGCCTCCCCCGAGCTGGTCCTGCTCGACGAGGGTCCGCTGGTCTGA